A genomic window from Antedon mediterranea chromosome 4, ecAntMedi1.1, whole genome shotgun sequence includes:
- the LOC140047595 gene encoding paraneoplastic antigen Ma2 homolog — MDIYDWCIKHKVDPNHAIALRGVLKANYSHDRIPNAFKEIDRSQVVEVIDETDITFQLLLSFSKPVVDLNIPTTIDHTDNETWTIITWDGKTPEKDTHILPTDFQGQLQKFLLEHGKTLNDLRLDSIPSDTKEVVVKHLIGNNVPRTAGVRRLRQFSGRVPIPSNEVDFETWSQLVQQLLRDDSLSQAEQKSILSQSLFPPALNILNKVTDKSTARECHDVLNEVYGLAVDADDLYTLFRETYQSEGELPSKFLMRLDENLTRATKAGAVGVAKADHMRLAQFVRGLVYDEMLSSTLNLKQRKSNPPTYLTLIKEVRSEEINSRARAEKRTPKAVSAKAALCSYEALSHEVEVLRTELHHLKSTPSPPESTPNPKTRSSPAPNTRPKICYNCGEDGHHMRGCPNPTNATLVQQKLVKRFNQAGNGRGHPGRRDNGLPHQ; from the coding sequence ATGGATATATATGACTGGTGTATTAAACATAAGGTCGATCCTAATCATGCTATTGCATTAAGGGGTGTATTGAAGGCCAATTATAGTCACGATAGAATACCTAATGCATTCAAAGAAATAGATCGATCCCAGGTTGTTGAAGTTATAGATGAAACAGATATCACTTTTCAATTACTACTTTCGTTTTCCAAACCTGTAGTAGATCTAAATATCCCCACAACCATTGACCACACAGATAACGAAACCTGGACTATTATAACATGGGATGGGAAAACCCCAGAAAAGGACACCCATATCCTACCCACAGATTTCCAGGGACAACTACAAAAATTTCTCTTAGAACATGGGAAAACCCTGAACGATCTTAGGCTAGACTCCATCCCCTCCGACACCAAAGAAGTAGTAGTAAAACACCTAATAGGCAACAACGTGCCCCGTACGGCCGGTGTTCGTCGGTTACGACAGTTTTCGGGACGGGTGCCAATCCCTTCAAATGAGGTAGACTTTGAGACTTGGTCTCAACTAGTCCAACAACTTTTAAGGGATGATAGCTTATCACAGGCTGAACAAAAGAGCATCTTAAGTCAAAGTCTCTTTCCTCCAGCACTTAATATCCTAAATAAAGTGACTGATAAATCAACTGCTAGGGAATGCCATGATGTACTTAATGAGGTCTATGGTTTGGCAGTGGATGCAGATGACCTCTATACTCTATTTAGGGAGACATATCAGTCGGAAGGGGAACTGCCCTCTAAATTTTTAATGCGCCTAGATGAAAATCTAACTAGGGCAACAAAGGCTGGGGCAGTTGGGGTAGCAAAGGCTGACCATATGAGACTAGCTCAATTTGTCCGTGGGCTAGTATATGACGAGATGCTATCATCTACATTAAACCTGAAACAACGCAAATCAAATCCCCCTACTTATTTAACACTGATTAAAGAAGTTAGAAGTGAGGAAATTAATAGTAGGGCTAGGGCAGAAAAGCGAACACCTAAGGCAGTTAGTGCCAAGGCTGCGTTATGTAGCTATGAAGCCCTTAGTCATGAGGTAGAAGTTCTTAGAACTGAGCTACATCACCTCAAATCAACACCAAGCCCACCAGAGTCCACTCCTAACCCAAAAACGCGTTCTTCACCTGCGCCAAacactaggcctaaaatatgtTATAATTGTGGCGAGGATGGGCACCACATGAGGGGTTGTCCCAACCCAACTAATGCCACATTAGTACAGCAGAAATTGGTCAAACGGTTTAATCAGGCGGGAAACGGCAGAGGGCATCCGGGAAGAAGGGACAACGGTCTGCCCCATCAGTAA